A stretch of the bacterium genome encodes the following:
- the rpmC gene encoding 50S ribosomal protein L29: MRIDKFREMNKEELERKLGEFRDNLFKLKIKVQTKQVENTAQLSATRKDIAKVQTLLREMTIKGVTTTVAAESQKK, encoded by the coding sequence ATGCGTATTGATAAATTTCGTGAAATGAATAAAGAGGAATTGGAACGCAAGCTGGGTGAATTTCGGGATAATCTTTTTAAGCTGAAGATCAAGGTTCAGACCAAGCAGGTGGAGAATACGGCGCAGTTGTCCGCGACCCGGAAAGATATTGCAAAAGTGCAGACACTGTTGCGGGAGATGACAATAAAGGGCGTCACCACGACCGTTGCTGCGGAGAGCCAGAAGAAATAA
- the rplW gene encoding 50S ribosomal protein L23 has product MNPYTIIKRPLITEKTSQAKERKNAYAFEVDRRANKIEIKQAIEQIFKVKVIDVNTVTIPGKSRRFGAHVSGKHSWKKAMVTLKQGERIEIYEGV; this is encoded by the coding sequence ATGAATCCCTACACAATCATTAAACGCCCATTGATTACGGAGAAGACCAGTCAGGCTAAAGAACGTAAAAATGCTTATGCGTTTGAAGTCGACCGTCGTGCAAATAAAATCGAGATCAAGCAGGCAATTGAGCAAATTTTTAAGGTTAAAGTAATTGATGTTAATACGGTAACCATTCCCGGAAAATCGCGCCGTTTTGGTGCTCATGTTTCAGGAAAACATTCATGGAAAAAAGCCATGGTGACATTAAAACAAGGTGAACGCATCGAGATTTACGAGGGTGTTTAG
- the rplD gene encoding 50S ribosomal protein L4 — protein MPVLKVVNRENQPVGEVSLSDKVFGAKVNQHLVWEAVQSHMANKRRGTACTKTRAEVSGGGAKPWRQKGTGRARAGSNRSPLWNKGGVTFGPKPRDYTWEMPKKMRRQALCSVFSAKLADEQMVVLDQLVFSEIKTKEMVAVLKNLKLGGQTTIVMDSQDEKVRLSGRNIEKLLILNPQNINTYDLVNCDHLVVTREAINQIEERLGK, from the coding sequence ATGCCCGTATTGAAGGTTGTCAATCGTGAAAATCAGCCTGTGGGTGAAGTGAGCCTTTCCGACAAAGTATTCGGAGCCAAGGTCAATCAGCATCTTGTTTGGGAAGCGGTCCAGAGTCACATGGCCAACAAGCGTCGTGGAACGGCATGCACCAAAACCCGGGCCGAGGTGTCCGGTGGCGGTGCAAAGCCCTGGCGTCAGAAGGGCACAGGTCGTGCCCGTGCCGGCAGCAATCGTTCCCCGTTGTGGAACAAGGGTGGTGTTACCTTCGGTCCCAAACCGCGTGATTATACCTGGGAAATGCCTAAGAAAATGCGGCGCCAGGCATTGTGCTCGGTTTTTTCCGCCAAGTTGGCTGATGAGCAAATGGTGGTATTGGATCAATTGGTTTTTTCCGAAATCAAAACCAAGGAAATGGTCGCGGTTTTAAAAAATCTTAAGTTAGGCGGCCAGACAACCATTGTGATGGATTCACAGGATGAAAAAGTGCGTCTGTCAGGTAGGAATATCGAAAAATTACTGATTTTGAATCCACAAAATATCAATACCTATGATTTGGTGAATTGCGATCATTTGGTGGTGACCCGTGAGGCGATTAACCAGATAGAGGAGAGATTAGGCAAATGA
- the rpsQ gene encoding 30S ribosomal protein S17, with the protein MAGLITTKDKIGVVTSNRMDKTIVVAIDRQVQHPRYKRYIRRTKKYKVHDEKNECSIGDTVRIRETRPLSKDKYFKLVEIVGRAKVQTGS; encoded by the coding sequence ATGGCTGGGCTGATTACCACCAAGGATAAAATTGGTGTTGTAACGAGTAACCGGATGGACAAAACCATTGTTGTCGCGATCGACCGTCAGGTCCAACATCCGCGTTACAAACGTTACATCCGCCGGACAAAAAAATACAAAGTGCATGATGAAAAAAACGAATGCAGCATCGGTGATACCGTGCGAATTCGCGAAACACGCCCTTTGTCCAAGGACAAATATTTCAAGTTGGTTGAAATTGTCGGTCGGGCAAAGGTTCAAACCGGCTCGTAA
- the rpsH gene encoding 30S ribosomal protein S8 — translation MSMTDTIADLLTRIRNANRANHEKVDVPFSRMKQDIVRLIKDEGFIKNYRFIEDRRQGTLRVFMKYGPNRERVIKNMKRISKPGCRVYTSADEIPRVLGGLGVAILSTSRGIMTDRQARNARVGGEVLCYIW, via the coding sequence ATGTCAATGACTGATACCATTGCTGATTTATTGACACGCATCCGGAATGCTAACCGGGCCAACCATGAGAAAGTGGACGTGCCGTTTTCCCGCATGAAGCAGGATATCGTCCGGTTGATCAAGGATGAGGGGTTTATAAAAAACTACCGGTTTATCGAGGATCGTCGTCAGGGCACCCTGCGGGTGTTTATGAAATATGGTCCCAACCGCGAGCGCGTCATTAAGAATATGAAGCGTATTTCCAAACCGGGTTGCCGTGTCTATACATCGGCAGATGAAATCCCCCGGGTTTTGGGCGGACTGGGTGTGGCCATATTGTCAACGTCCAGAGGTATTATGACAGACCGGCAGGCACGCAACGCCCGTGTAGGCGGCGAAGTGCTCTGTTATATTTGGTAA
- the rpsC gene encoding 30S ribosomal protein S3: MGQKVNPIGIRLGITRTWDSQWFARKNYGELLLEDIKIRKFLKDRLRHAGISKTEIERASQRATITIYAAKPGIIIGKKGSEIDQLRKDVQKLTGKQVYINIVEVKRPELDAVLVAENVARQLERRIAFRRAMKRAVQSTMEMGAKGIRIACGGRLAGAEIARREWYREGRIPLHTLRANIQYGQATARTTYGAIGIKIWIYLDEKKEAEKQGTKRNATA; this comes from the coding sequence GTGGGTCAAAAGGTCAACCCCATCGGAATTCGGCTGGGAATCACTCGTACATGGGACTCGCAATGGTTTGCCCGTAAGAATTACGGTGAGCTTTTGTTGGAAGACATTAAAATCCGGAAATTTTTGAAAGATCGTTTAAGACATGCCGGTATTTCAAAAACTGAAATCGAGCGTGCGTCACAACGTGCAACAATAACGATCTACGCGGCCAAACCGGGTATCATCATTGGAAAAAAGGGATCGGAAATTGATCAATTGCGTAAAGATGTTCAGAAATTGACCGGTAAGCAAGTGTATATCAATATTGTTGAGGTCAAGCGTCCTGAACTTGATGCGGTTTTGGTGGCGGAAAATGTTGCCCGTCAGTTGGAGCGGCGTATCGCCTTCCGGCGCGCCATGAAACGTGCGGTGCAAAGCACCATGGAAATGGGTGCCAAGGGTATCCGGATCGCATGTGGCGGTCGACTCGCAGGTGCTGAAATCGCTCGCCGTGAGTGGTACCGCGAGGGACGAATTCCTTTGCATACGTTGCGCGCAAACATTCAGTATGGCCAAGCCACGGCCCGCACGACCTACGGTGCCATCGGAATTAAGATTTGGATTTATCTCGATGAAAAAAAAGAAGCAGAGAAACAGGGGACCAAGCGAAATGCTACTGCCTAA
- the rplX gene encoding 50S ribosomal protein L24, producing MGTIKPKIHKNDIVTVISGKDRGKSGKILKVFPKANNALVEKVNFVKRHTRPTQKMPQGGILEKEAPIALAKLKLICNKCNEVTGIKFQQSGEKAKFVRICKKCKEMLD from the coding sequence ATGGGAACGATTAAACCAAAGATTCATAAAAATGATATCGTGACCGTGATTTCCGGCAAAGACCGGGGGAAGAGCGGAAAAATTTTGAAAGTTTTTCCCAAGGCCAATAATGCCTTGGTTGAAAAAGTTAACTTTGTGAAACGGCATACCCGTCCGACGCAGAAAATGCCGCAGGGTGGTATTTTGGAAAAAGAAGCGCCGATTGCACTGGCGAAGTTGAAATTGATTTGTAACAAGTGCAACGAAGTCACCGGCATCAAATTCCAGCAATCCGGTGAAAAGGCGAAATTTGTCCGAATCTGTAAAAAATGCAAAGAGATGCTGGACTAA
- the rplN gene encoding 50S ribosomal protein L14 has product MIQVQTMLKVSDNSGAKKIQCIKVLGGTRRRYASLGDIIVGAVKEAIPGAQVKKSDIVRCVVVRVAKNCRRADGSYIRFDENAAVVINEQMNPRGTRIFGPVARELRERNFAKIVSLAPEVV; this is encoded by the coding sequence ATGATTCAGGTACAAACTATGTTGAAGGTTTCGGATAATTCCGGGGCGAAAAAAATACAGTGTATTAAAGTCCTGGGCGGGACACGTCGCCGCTATGCCAGCTTAGGCGATATTATTGTCGGTGCGGTCAAAGAAGCAATTCCGGGCGCGCAGGTGAAAAAAAGCGATATCGTCCGTTGTGTGGTTGTACGGGTGGCAAAGAACTGCCGCCGTGCAGATGGATCGTATATCCGTTTTGATGAAAATGCGGCCGTGGTGATTAATGAGCAGATGAATCCCCGGGGAACACGTATTTTTGGACCGGTGGCACGTGAATTGCGTGAACGTAATTTTGCGAAAATAGTATCATTGGCCCCTGAGGTTGTTTAA
- the rpsS gene encoding 30S ribosomal protein S19 yields MTRSLKKGPYVDPKLDKKIEMMVQNNEKKVIKVWARRSTITPEMVGFTLAVHNGKKFLPVYLTENMVGHKLGEFAPTRTFKGHSKSEKSTSVK; encoded by the coding sequence GTGACACGCTCGCTCAAAAAGGGGCCTTATGTTGATCCCAAGCTTGACAAAAAAATTGAGATGATGGTTCAGAATAATGAAAAAAAAGTCATCAAAGTCTGGGCACGCCGGTCAACCATAACACCGGAGATGGTCGGATTTACATTGGCAGTGCATAACGGCAAGAAATTTTTGCCGGTTTATTTGACGGAAAATATGGTAGGACACAAATTAGGGGAATTCGCACCAACCCGTACGTTTAAAGGGCATAGCAAGAGCGAAAAATCGACGTCGGTTAAATAA
- the rpsJ gene encoding 30S ribosomal protein S10 — protein MEQQKIRIRMKAYDHKLLDRSAGDVIETAKRTGARVFGPVPLPTRINRVTVLRSPHVDKKSREQFEVRTHKRLLDIVEPTPKTIDALMKMDLPAGVDVEIKL, from the coding sequence ATGGAGCAGCAAAAAATCAGAATCAGAATGAAGGCATATGATCACAAACTTTTGGACCGCTCGGCCGGAGACGTGATTGAGACGGCAAAAAGGACCGGTGCCCGCGTCTTTGGACCTGTTCCTTTGCCAACCCGGATTAATCGTGTAACTGTACTTCGCAGTCCGCATGTGGATAAAAAATCACGTGAACAGTTTGAGGTGCGGACACATAAACGGCTGTTGGATATTGTTGAGCCCACACCTAAAACCATTGATGCACTGATGAAAATGGATCTTCCGGCAGGTGTTGACGTGGAGATTAAGTTATAG
- the rplE gene encoding 50S ribosomal protein L5, giving the protein MARLKEKYEKEIVPAMKEKFSYKNRMETPKVEKIVLNVGIGRATENIKLLEVAASELAQITGQHAVVTRAKQSISNFKLRENNPIGTRVTLRGTQMYEFLDRLLNLAFPRIKDFRGISVKGFDGRGNYNMGIKEQIIFPEVNFDKIQEIHGMNITIVTSAKTDKEAEELLRFFGAPFAKR; this is encoded by the coding sequence ATGGCACGACTGAAGGAAAAATACGAGAAGGAAATCGTCCCGGCGATGAAGGAGAAATTCTCCTACAAAAACCGCATGGAAACACCGAAGGTCGAGAAGATCGTGCTCAATGTCGGGATCGGCAGAGCTACCGAGAATATCAAGCTTCTCGAAGTAGCTGCATCGGAATTGGCACAGATCACCGGTCAGCACGCTGTGGTGACACGGGCAAAACAGTCGATTTCGAATTTCAAACTGCGTGAGAACAATCCGATTGGTACCCGGGTGACATTGCGTGGTACGCAGATGTATGAATTCCTGGATCGCCTGCTCAACTTGGCGTTTCCCCGGATCAAGGATTTTCGCGGCATTTCCGTCAAAGGGTTTGATGGGCGCGGAAATTACAACATGGGGATAAAAGAGCAGATTATATTTCCTGAAGTCAATTTTGACAAAATCCAGGAAATTCATGGGATGAATATAACCATCGTCACCAGCGCCAAGACGGACAAAGAGGCGGAAGAGCTCCTGCGCTTTTTCGGAGCGCCTTTTGCAAAACGGTAG
- the rplR gene encoding 50S ribosomal protein L18, whose protein sequence is MALKQSREQVRSVRHGRIRRQVSGTSERPRLNVFKSHKNYYIQVIDDREGKTLATASTQEADVKKKINSRGNTSAAKEVGSLIAQRSLAKGIKQVVFDRGGNKYHGAVKALADAARESGLEF, encoded by the coding sequence ATGGCATTGAAACAATCGCGTGAACAAGTGAGGAGTGTGCGTCACGGCAGGATTCGCAGGCAGGTCAGCGGAACTTCCGAACGTCCGCGTTTGAATGTGTTCAAAAGTCACAAAAATTATTATATTCAGGTGATTGATGATCGCGAGGGGAAAACCCTTGCGACCGCAAGCACGCAAGAAGCGGATGTGAAGAAAAAAATTAATTCCCGCGGGAATACATCAGCGGCCAAAGAGGTGGGGAGTCTGATTGCCCAGCGTTCGCTGGCCAAAGGGATTAAACAGGTTGTATTTGATCGCGGCGGAAACAAATATCATGGTGCGGTGAAAGCGCTGGCTGACGCAGCACGCGAATCGGGACTGGAATTTTAA
- the rplP gene encoding 50S ribosomal protein L16, translating into MLLPKRVKHRKVQRGKNRGMAHRGAKVSFGTFGLKTLEAGWITSAQIEACRIVINRHLKRGGKVWIRIFPDKPFTKKPAETRMGKGKGSPEGWVAVVKPGRVLFELDGVNEKIAKEAFVLAAHRLPVLTRVVAREEVGA; encoded by the coding sequence ATGCTACTGCCTAAAAGAGTTAAACATCGCAAGGTGCAACGCGGGAAAAATCGAGGAATGGCACACCGAGGTGCCAAGGTGAGTTTTGGGACCTTTGGTCTTAAAACACTCGAAGCCGGGTGGATCACCAGTGCCCAGATTGAAGCTTGCCGTATTGTCATCAATCGCCATCTAAAACGTGGCGGCAAGGTATGGATCAGGATTTTTCCGGACAAACCTTTTACCAAGAAACCGGCTGAAACGCGTATGGGTAAGGGTAAAGGTTCGCCCGAAGGCTGGGTGGCGGTTGTTAAACCTGGCCGGGTTTTATTTGAGCTGGACGGTGTAAACGAAAAAATTGCCAAGGAAGCATTTGTATTGGCTGCTCACCGCTTGCCGGTCTTGACGCGTGTGGTTGCACGCGAGGAAGTGGGGGCTTAA
- a CDS encoding type Z 30S ribosomal protein S14 yields the protein MAKICLINKQKKEPKFKVRKYNRCQLCGRPRAYLRKFGICRICFRTMASQGQIPGVVKASW from the coding sequence ATGGCAAAAATCTGTTTGATTAATAAGCAGAAAAAAGAACCAAAATTTAAGGTTCGCAAATATAATCGCTGCCAGTTGTGTGGTCGGCCGCGGGCGTATTTGCGTAAATTCGGGATTTGTCGTATTTGTTTTCGTACGATGGCCAGCCAAGGACAGATTCCCGGCGTTGTAAAAGCAAGCTGGTAA
- the rplB gene encoding 50S ribosomal protein L2: MPLKIYRPTSPGRRQMTGHDFSDITTSTPEKSLIRKLTKSGGHNVNGRYTARRKSGGHKRRYRLIDFTRDKFGIPAKVITIEYDPNRSARIALLQYADGEKRYIVAPAKIKIGMVLTSGPDAEIQAGNTLPLRKIPTGELIHNIELKNGGKARLVRSAGSSAQLLAKEGDYAHVRLPSHEMRLIHLDCKATLGQVSNPEHENVTIGKAGRHRWLGFKPRSRGVVKNPVDHPHGGGEGRSSGGRHPVSPWGVPTKGYKTRQKNKESDRMIIRRRKNKK; this comes from the coding sequence ATGCCTTTAAAAATATATCGTCCAACCAGCCCCGGCCGGCGCCAGATGACAGGTCACGATTTTTCAGATATTACAACGTCGACACCTGAAAAATCACTGATAAGAAAATTAACCAAGAGCGGCGGGCACAATGTGAACGGCCGGTATACTGCGCGCCGGAAATCAGGCGGTCATAAGCGGCGGTATCGTCTAATTGATTTTACGCGGGATAAATTTGGTATTCCTGCCAAGGTGATTACAATTGAGTATGATCCCAACCGGTCGGCGCGGATCGCATTGTTGCAGTATGCGGATGGTGAGAAACGTTATATTGTTGCACCGGCCAAGATTAAAATTGGTATGGTTTTAACTTCAGGCCCGGATGCGGAAATTCAGGCGGGCAACACACTCCCGCTGCGCAAAATCCCGACCGGTGAGTTGATCCACAATATTGAATTGAAAAACGGCGGGAAAGCCCGCCTGGTTCGATCAGCCGGAAGTTCGGCGCAGCTTTTGGCTAAGGAAGGCGATTATGCGCATGTTCGGCTGCCTTCGCATGAAATGCGTCTGATTCACTTGGATTGCAAGGCTACGCTGGGACAGGTCAGCAATCCGGAACATGAAAATGTCACGATCGGAAAAGCGGGCCGTCATCGCTGGCTCGGATTCAAACCGCGTAGTCGCGGTGTTGTGAAAAATCCGGTGGATCATCCACATGGTGGTGGTGAAGGGCGTTCATCCGGTGGTCGTCATCCGGTTTCTCCCTGGGGTGTACCGACCAAGGGTTACAAAACGCGTCAGAAGAATAAAGAAAGCGACCGGATGATTATTCGTCGGCGCAAAAATAAAAAATAA
- the rplF gene encoding 50S ribosomal protein L6 → MSRVGKLPVPITKGVTVELKGNHIVVSGPKGKLERDLHPAMEIEVTAEQVVVKPPKSNDRLFRGLFGLTRTLIYNMVKGVSDGFEKSLEIRGIGYRAQVTGAKLTLNVGYSHPVDYDAPAGITLEVPKPTIVVVKGIDKQLVGAVAAELRFVRKPEPYKGKGIRYEGEQVRTKVGKAGAGVGGKK, encoded by the coding sequence ATGTCACGTGTAGGTAAATTGCCGGTTCCGATTACAAAAGGGGTTACCGTAGAGTTGAAAGGTAATCATATTGTTGTCAGCGGACCGAAGGGAAAATTGGAACGCGATCTGCATCCAGCCATGGAGATTGAGGTTACGGCCGAGCAGGTGGTGGTGAAGCCGCCGAAAAGTAATGACCGTCTTTTTCGCGGACTCTTTGGACTGACGCGTACTTTGATTTATAATATGGTCAAAGGTGTGTCGGATGGGTTTGAGAAGAGTCTGGAAATACGCGGGATCGGTTATCGTGCGCAGGTTACCGGTGCTAAATTGACGCTGAATGTCGGGTATTCACATCCGGTGGATTATGACGCACCGGCCGGGATTACCCTGGAAGTACCTAAACCGACCATTGTGGTGGTCAAAGGAATTGATAAACAATTGGTCGGTGCAGTTGCGGCCGAGTTGAGGTTTGTAAGAAAACCGGAACCGTACAAAGGCAAAGGTATCCGCTATGAAGGCGAGCAGGTTCGTACCAAGGTGGGTAAAGCCGGTGCCGGTGTCGGCGGCAAGAAGTAA
- the rplC gene encoding 50S ribosomal protein L3 — translation MAMKSILGRKVGMTQIFDANGKVIPVTVVSAGPCTVVQVKTEEKDGYSAIQVGYEEQKPQRVKKPRLGQFTKRNLKPARVLREIRIESGEAFEVGQTFGPEIFKDVPWVDVIGISKGKGFQGVIKRHNFSGGGGSHGSMFHRAPGSIGQSSDPSRVLKGLGMPGHMGHEKVSALKVKLVKIDEKQNLILIRGSVPGANRDLVVIRESNRGGKK, via the coding sequence ATGGCAATGAAAAGTATACTTGGAAGAAAAGTAGGCATGACGCAGATTTTTGATGCCAACGGAAAAGTGATCCCCGTTACCGTCGTCTCGGCAGGACCGTGTACGGTGGTGCAGGTGAAGACCGAGGAAAAAGACGGTTATTCCGCAATCCAGGTTGGGTATGAAGAACAAAAACCACAGCGGGTAAAAAAACCCCGTTTGGGACAGTTTACCAAACGGAATTTAAAGCCTGCACGGGTTTTACGCGAAATTCGCATTGAGTCCGGTGAAGCATTTGAAGTGGGACAAACCTTTGGACCGGAAATTTTTAAGGATGTTCCCTGGGTGGATGTCATCGGGATTTCCAAAGGCAAAGGATTTCAAGGTGTTATTAAGCGGCATAATTTTTCCGGCGGTGGCGGCTCCCATGGGTCCATGTTTCACCGTGCACCCGGTTCAATCGGGCAATCATCCGATCCTTCCCGTGTTTTAAAGGGGTTGGGCATGCCGGGCCATATGGGCCATGAAAAAGTTTCGGCTTTAAAAGTCAAACTTGTCAAAATTGATGAAAAACAAAATTTAATTTTAATTCGCGGATCAGTTCCAGGCGCCAATCGTGATCTGGTAGTGATCCGGGAAAGCAATCGGGGAGGTAAAAAATAA
- the rplV gene encoding 50S ribosomal protein L22, which translates to MDKKVMARHIRITPRKVNVVAKVIRMKKVDEALNILQFVPKAASPILIRLIKSAIAAASQQPDIDPAALFIKEIRADMGGQLRNAKRFIPRAMGRASKIRVETTHITLVVSDGKAVEAAVKA; encoded by the coding sequence ATGGACAAAAAAGTAATGGCGCGGCACATTCGAATCACACCACGGAAAGTTAATGTGGTGGCGAAAGTCATCAGGATGAAAAAGGTTGATGAAGCACTCAATATTCTTCAGTTTGTGCCCAAGGCGGCATCACCGATCCTGATCCGTTTGATTAAATCGGCTATCGCCGCAGCCAGTCAGCAACCTGATATTGATCCGGCCGCGTTATTCATAAAGGAAATCCGCGCGGATATGGGGGGGCAACTGCGCAATGCCAAGCGTTTTATTCCCCGGGCCATGGGGCGTGCCAGTAAAATTCGTGTCGAGACGACACATATAACTCTTGTTGTTTCCGACGGCAAAGCCGTTGAAGCAGCAGTGAAAGCGTAA